A genomic segment from Sparus aurata chromosome 10, fSpaAur1.1, whole genome shotgun sequence encodes:
- the LOC115589768 gene encoding 4F2 cell-surface antigen heavy chain-like translates to MMSEDLEIDMKDVELTEVDLEKQPMTGDGPAAGGENNGSANLMVPEDEAAFTGLSKEELMKVAGTPGWVRTRWVLLVLFWLVWVGMLAGAVVIIVQAPRCKAIPEMDWWNEGPLYQISDVEAFSEGLKGVEAKLDEIKELKVKGLVLGPLHSVQPNTPDALFLDQIDPTQGRKEDLTAVLEKAHKRGMSVVLDLTPNYRGNAPWFSGDVGDVLEKVKAAAAHWLSLGVDGVKLSGLNVTSSSADWPKLQAVVQGNRTDSRKRVLMGAAEHLSAADVSQLVSSSGVDLLLSDLLSTNNEGVKRTEVMDLLKPQHRSLAWGLGATQQDQLSKQAMTPGLIRLYQLLLFTMPGTPVFTYGDEIGLQAGQGSASPKMVWDIQKEPADGTPVNETAEAERKERVDIRKWFISLSDLRGKERSLLHGDYYSLYSSTSSLSFLRVWDQSNRYITAVNWGGAAEKLKLKLAPTEGLELPETATVTLSTDEALKAEDTVSLDEITLAAGGAVLLQFPYKA, encoded by the exons ATGATGAGTGAGGACCTGGAGATCGACATGAAGGACGTGGAGCTCACTGAGGTGGACCTTGAGAAGCAGCCGATGACAGGCGACGGCCCGGCTGCAGGCGGAGAGAACAACGGCAGCGCCAACCTGATGGTTCCTGAGGACGAGGCTGCGTTCACCGGGCTGTCCAAAGAGGAGCTGATGAAGGTTGCTGGCACTCCGGG GTGGGTGAGAACCCGTTGGGTGCTTCTCGTCCTGTTTTGGCTGGTCTGGGTCGGCATGCTGGCCGGAGCCGTTGTGATCATAGTCCAGGCTCCTCGCTGTAAAGCCATCCCTGAGATGGACTGGTGGAACGAAGGACCTCTGTACCAGATCTCTGATGTTGAAGCTTTCTCTGAGGGCCTGAAAG GTGTTGAAGCAAAGCTGGATGAAATAAAAGAGCTGAAGGTGAAAGGTCTGGTTCTGGGCCCTCTTCACAGTGTCCAGCCCAACACACCAGACGCCCTGTTTCTCGACCAGATCGACCCGACacagggaaggaaggaggacCTGACTGCTGTGCTGGAGAAGGCCCATAAGAGGG GCATGTCTGTGGTGCTTGACCTGACTCCAAACTACCGTGGAAATGCTCCGTGGTTCAGTGGTGATGTTGGTGATGTGTTGGAGAAAGTCAAG GCTGCAGCGGCTCACTGGCTGAGTTTGGGTGTGGATGGTGTCAAGTTATCTGGCCTCAACGTCACCTCCAGCTCTGCTGATTGGCCAAAACTGCAGGCTGTCGTCCAAGGCAACCGTACAGACTCGAGGAAGAG ggTGCTGATGGGTGCAGCCGAACATCTTtcagctgctgatgtgtctcaGCTGGTCAGCAGCTCGGGTGTAGATCTCCTCCTGTCTGATCTGCTCAGCACCAATAATGAAG GTGTGAAGCGCACCGAGGTCATGGACCTCCTGAAGCCTCAGCACAGAAGTCTGGCCTGGGGTCTCGGTGCCACCCAACAGGACCAGCTGTCCAAACAGGCGATGACTCCGGGCCTGATCCGGCTCTACCAGCTCCTGCTGTTCACCATGCCTGGAACCCCAGTGTTTACCTACGGAGACGAGATCGGCCTTCAGGCAGGACAG GGTTCAGCGTCTCCTAAGATGGTTTGGGACATACAGAAGGAACCTGCTGATGGAACTCCTGTCAATGAGACTGCTGAG GCGGAGCGGAAGGAGCGTGTTGACATCAGGAAGTGGTTTATATCCCTCAGCGACCTGCGAGGCAAAGAGCGCTCTCTCCTCCACGGTGACTACTACTCGCTctactcctccacctcctccctgtctTTCCTCCGTGTGTGGGATCAGAGCAACAGATACATAACAGCCGTCAACTGgggaggagcagctgagaaGCTCAAGCTCAAACTGGCACCTACAG AAGGACTAGAGCTGCCAGAGACGGCCACGGTGACGCTGTCGACTGACGAGGCCCTGAAAGCAGAGGACACCGTCAGCTTGGACGAAATCACTCTAGCAGCGGGAGGAGCAGTGCTGCTGCAGTTCCCCTATAAAGCATAA